One segment of Drosophila ananassae strain 14024-0371.13 chromosome 3R, ASM1763931v2, whole genome shotgun sequence DNA contains the following:
- the LOC6497250 gene encoding choline/ethanolamine kinase isoform X1, producing MRQRNLGNNNALKRHRQQQQIDRNCCLSKRCNYDSIWQHFNRNATLEEIRYAAARICRDHLNGRWKTVAPEDLIVKRVSGGLSNFLYYVSLPAFIEYEEEEVEQLLLQKQQQIEGSVNGKDVISTSESGNSPVYARDDDEVETKSVGVMAGSTKLAHTDDDDDAATSDKQAPKRQRFDSDSVASTYLKRMQPPKQEPREVLLRIYGQTHGDQMMENMITESVVFALLSERNFGPKLYGIFPGGRIEQFLPARSLATAELGEQRISMKVAEKLGDIHSLSIPMSKEPDWIWTCMNRWVTSFESTMKGKCLSKAKNSPVLKKQMELLRTINYEEEIAWLKSVIEAGDYPVVFCHNDLQEGNILMRQTQQERTPRVSISSLRSNFDETLGDSLDGNSNSNISEPERNSSKLHSVSSPPCPELDTTDDSALDSSFTIDTEPDLIIIDFEYCAYNYRGYDLANHFIEWTFDYTNPQYPYFYHNKSNYATGQQRRDFIVQYLKSYHDDENYSPTVKELEKVDEEIRFFTLLSHLYWSLWSIINLTSAIEFGYWEYGIARIVEYQQLKSDYLSK from the exons ATGAGACAGCGCAATCTTGGGAACAACAACGCCCTGAAACGCCACcgtcagcagcagcaaatAGATCGGAATTGTTGTTTAAGTAAACGTTGTAACTATGATAGTATCTGGCAGCATTTTAATCGCAAT GCCACCCTCGAGGAAATTCGTTACGCGGCGGCACGCATCTGCCGGGACCATTTAAATGGACGCTGGAAAACGGTGGCTCCTGAAGATTTGATTGTGAAACGGGTCAG TGGGGGATTGTCAAACTTTTTATATTACGTAAGTTTGCCCGCATTCATCGAATATgaagaggaggaggtggagcagTTGCTGctacagaaacagcaacaaatcGAGGGAAGTGTCAACGGCAAAGACGTCATATCCACTAGCGAGTCGGGAAACAGCCCGGTTTATGCACGCGACGATGATGAGGTTGAGACCAAGTCAGTGGGCGTGATGGCTGGGAGCACCAAATTGGCTCACACcgatgatgatgacgacgCGGCCACGAGCGACAAGCAGGCACCGAAACGTCAGAGATTCGATAGCGATAGCGTCGCCTCGACCTATTTGAAACGAATGCAGCCCCCCAAACAGGAACCCCGTGAG GTCCTGCTGCGCATCTATGGACAGACCCACGGCGATCAAATGATGGAGAACATGATCACCGAATCGGTGGTGTTTGCCCTGCTCAGTGAGCGCAACTTTGGGCCTAAATTATACGGAATCTTTCCGGGTGGACGCATTGAACAGTTTCTACCA GCGCGTTCATTGGCTACCGCGGAGTTGGGTGAGCAACGGATATCCATGAAGGTGGCCGAGAAACTGGGCGATATCCACAGCTTGAGCATACCCATGTCGAAGGAGCCTGACTGGATTTGGACCTGCATGAACCGCTGGGTCACCAGCTTCGAGAGCACCATGAAGGGCAAGTGCCTATCAAAAGCCAAGAACTCACCGGTCTTGAAGAAACAAATGGAATTGCTTCGCACCATAAACTATGAGGAGGAGATCGCCTGGCTGAAATCGGTTATTGAAGCCGGCGATTATCCGGTGGTCTTCTGCCACAATGACCTGCAGGAGGGCAATATATTGATGCGCCAGACACAGCAGGAGCGCACGCCCAGAGTGTCAATAAGTAGCTTGAG ATCCAACTTTGATGAGACCCTGGGAGATAGTCTGGATGGaaatagcaacagcaacatctcCGAGCCGGAGAGAAA CAGTAGCAAGTTGCACAGCGTTTCGTCGCCCCCATGCCCGGAGTTGGACACTACGGATGATTCGGCACTGGACTCTAGCTTCACCATAGATACTGAGCCGGATCTCATTATCATTGACTTTGAGTACTGTGCCTACAACTATCGGGGCTACGATCTGGCGAATCACTTTATCGAGTGGACCTTCGACTACACCAATCCTCAATACCCGTACTTCTATCACAACAAGAGCAACTATGCCACTGGCCAGCAGCGCAGGGATTTTATAGTCCAATATCTAAAGTCGTATCACGACGATGAGAACTACAGTCCCACGGTCAAGGAGCTGGAGAAGGTGGATGAGGAGATTCGGTTTTTTACTTTGCTGTCGCATCTATACTGGAGTCTCTGGTCGATTATTAACTTGACTTCGGCAATTGAGTTCGGTTACTGG gaATATGGCATCGCTCGAATTGTGGAATATCAACAGCTCAAGTCCGACTATCTATCAAAATGA
- the LOC6497250 gene encoding choline/ethanolamine kinase isoform X2, whose product MCICLLCQSNKEPKRKTMSNNLQKATLEEIRYAAARICRDHLNGRWKTVAPEDLIVKRVSGGLSNFLYYVSLPAFIEYEEEEVEQLLLQKQQQIEGSVNGKDVISTSESGNSPVYARDDDEVETKSVGVMAGSTKLAHTDDDDDAATSDKQAPKRQRFDSDSVASTYLKRMQPPKQEPREVLLRIYGQTHGDQMMENMITESVVFALLSERNFGPKLYGIFPGGRIEQFLPARSLATAELGEQRISMKVAEKLGDIHSLSIPMSKEPDWIWTCMNRWVTSFESTMKGKCLSKAKNSPVLKKQMELLRTINYEEEIAWLKSVIEAGDYPVVFCHNDLQEGNILMRQTQQERTPRVSISSLRSNFDETLGDSLDGNSNSNISEPERNSSKLHSVSSPPCPELDTTDDSALDSSFTIDTEPDLIIIDFEYCAYNYRGYDLANHFIEWTFDYTNPQYPYFYHNKSNYATGQQRRDFIVQYLKSYHDDENYSPTVKELEKVDEEIRFFTLLSHLYWSLWSIINLTSAIEFGYWEYGIARIVEYQQLKSDYLSK is encoded by the exons GCCACCCTCGAGGAAATTCGTTACGCGGCGGCACGCATCTGCCGGGACCATTTAAATGGACGCTGGAAAACGGTGGCTCCTGAAGATTTGATTGTGAAACGGGTCAG TGGGGGATTGTCAAACTTTTTATATTACGTAAGTTTGCCCGCATTCATCGAATATgaagaggaggaggtggagcagTTGCTGctacagaaacagcaacaaatcGAGGGAAGTGTCAACGGCAAAGACGTCATATCCACTAGCGAGTCGGGAAACAGCCCGGTTTATGCACGCGACGATGATGAGGTTGAGACCAAGTCAGTGGGCGTGATGGCTGGGAGCACCAAATTGGCTCACACcgatgatgatgacgacgCGGCCACGAGCGACAAGCAGGCACCGAAACGTCAGAGATTCGATAGCGATAGCGTCGCCTCGACCTATTTGAAACGAATGCAGCCCCCCAAACAGGAACCCCGTGAG GTCCTGCTGCGCATCTATGGACAGACCCACGGCGATCAAATGATGGAGAACATGATCACCGAATCGGTGGTGTTTGCCCTGCTCAGTGAGCGCAACTTTGGGCCTAAATTATACGGAATCTTTCCGGGTGGACGCATTGAACAGTTTCTACCA GCGCGTTCATTGGCTACCGCGGAGTTGGGTGAGCAACGGATATCCATGAAGGTGGCCGAGAAACTGGGCGATATCCACAGCTTGAGCATACCCATGTCGAAGGAGCCTGACTGGATTTGGACCTGCATGAACCGCTGGGTCACCAGCTTCGAGAGCACCATGAAGGGCAAGTGCCTATCAAAAGCCAAGAACTCACCGGTCTTGAAGAAACAAATGGAATTGCTTCGCACCATAAACTATGAGGAGGAGATCGCCTGGCTGAAATCGGTTATTGAAGCCGGCGATTATCCGGTGGTCTTCTGCCACAATGACCTGCAGGAGGGCAATATATTGATGCGCCAGACACAGCAGGAGCGCACGCCCAGAGTGTCAATAAGTAGCTTGAG ATCCAACTTTGATGAGACCCTGGGAGATAGTCTGGATGGaaatagcaacagcaacatctcCGAGCCGGAGAGAAA CAGTAGCAAGTTGCACAGCGTTTCGTCGCCCCCATGCCCGGAGTTGGACACTACGGATGATTCGGCACTGGACTCTAGCTTCACCATAGATACTGAGCCGGATCTCATTATCATTGACTTTGAGTACTGTGCCTACAACTATCGGGGCTACGATCTGGCGAATCACTTTATCGAGTGGACCTTCGACTACACCAATCCTCAATACCCGTACTTCTATCACAACAAGAGCAACTATGCCACTGGCCAGCAGCGCAGGGATTTTATAGTCCAATATCTAAAGTCGTATCACGACGATGAGAACTACAGTCCCACGGTCAAGGAGCTGGAGAAGGTGGATGAGGAGATTCGGTTTTTTACTTTGCTGTCGCATCTATACTGGAGTCTCTGGTCGATTATTAACTTGACTTCGGCAATTGAGTTCGGTTACTGG gaATATGGCATCGCTCGAATTGTGGAATATCAACAGCTCAAGTCCGACTATCTATCAAAATGA
- the LOC116654906 gene encoding accessory gland protein Acp29AB-like produces the protein MQYVNTQPRICGGKFKAIGSKCYYIEHDKAQYWISALYQCSRLGGHLASIQSQQELDDISKELMHNSQYFIDLNDLNLEQDNFISATTGVEPSYKHKNLEDENGRKGILPFGT, from the exons ATGCAGTATGTGAAT ACCCAGCCACGCATATGTGGAGGGAAATTTAAAGCCATTGGCTCCAAGTGCTACTatattgaacacgataaggcCCAGTACTGGATTAGTGCTCTGTACCAATGCAGTCGATTGGGCGGCCACCTAGCAAGTATTCAAAGTCAGCAGGAGCTCGATGACATCAGCAAAGAACTAATGCACAACTCGCAATACTTTATTGACCTAAACGATCTAAACCTTGAACAGGATAATTTTATATCTGCAACAACAGGCGTGGAGCCAAGTTATAAACACAAAAATCTAGAAGATGAAAACG GCAGAAAGGGCATTCTGCCCTTTGGCACCTGA
- the LOC26515504 gene encoding uncharacterized protein LOC26515504: MRFENVIILIVIIVVSSSTSLGTYLRTPRAPQPHQRICGGNFTAIGSKCYYIEKDNAQEWLSAIYQCSRLGGHLASIQSEQELDAISKELKSKSEYFVEQTYIRGRHGLGENRQIEPSLQKNTTGIWNYSYICTVINSSGRIGFVMGYLKRLFVCEKDEEPTQEQKQKIIEYYTKIGEKYYYIENLEPAQWNIAFHVCKDWGGHLATPRNELELINLSKILQPGTQYLIDLNDYLEEGQFMSVTTGLKNNYVSWAAGEPNMEFGVGNVVIEKTELGTYMRHVPHRDKHSLIADRMLWTIAEKQR; encoded by the exons ATGAGATTTGAAAATGTAATAATTCTGATCGTAATTATTGTTGTGTCATCGTCAACATCCTTGGGGACATACCTAAGGACACCACGTGCG CCACAGCCACATCAACGCATATGTGGAGGAAATTTTACAGCAATTGGCTCCAAGTGCTACTATATTGAGAAGGATAATGCCCAAGAGTGGCTTAGTGCTATCTACCAATGCAGCCGATTGGGCGGCCACCTAGCAAGCATTCAAAGTGAACAGGAGCTCGATGCCATCAGCAAAGAGCTAAAGTCCAAATCGGAATACTTTGTTGAACAAACATATATACGAGGGCGTCATGGTTTAGGGGAAAATCGTCAAATAGAGCcaagtttacaaaaaaatactacCGGCATCTGGAACTATTCCTATATATGCACGGTTATCAACTCTTCTGGTCGAATCGGCTTTGTAATGGGTTATTTAAAAAGGTTATTTGTTTGTGAGAAGGACGAGGAACCAACCcaggagcagaagcagaaaataatagaatattatacaaaaattGGCGAAAAATACTACTACATTGAGAACTTAGAACCGGCACAATGGAATATCGCCTTCCATGTATGCAAAGATTGGGGTGGCCATTTGGCTACTCCGAGAAACGAACTGGAATTGATCAACCTCTCAAAAATTCTTCAGCCCGGGACACAATATTTGATCGACCTTAATGATTATCTAGAAGAAGGTCAATTTATGTCAGTAACTACgggcttaaaaaataattacgtTTCCTGGGCAGCTGGCGAACCAAATATGGAATTTGGAGTGGGAAATGTTGTCATTGAAAAAACTGAATTGGGTACTTATATGCGACATGTTCCCCACAGAGACaa ACACTCGCTGATTGCAGATCGAATGCTTTGGACCATCGCAGAAAAACAGCGTTGA
- the LOC6502422 gene encoding male-specific sperm protein Mst84Dc produces the protein MCCSYPCCPYAALCPCGGLGPSGFYDPCFGSFLGPCNTWCGPSGPGFWGGRCC, from the coding sequence ATGTGCTGCAGTTATCCTTGCTGTCCCTATGCTGCCCTGTGTCCCTGTGGTGGCTTGGGACCCAGTGGGTTCTACGACCCTTGCTTTGGATCCTTCCTTGGTCCGTGTAATACATGGTGCGGTCCCAGTGGTCCTGGGTTTTGGGGCGGACGCTGCTGTTGA
- the LOC6498293 gene encoding uncharacterized protein LOC6498293, with amino-acid sequence MCSFPCYPCAALCPCGGSGPSGFYDPCFGAYNGPFNSWCGVSGPGYWGGRCC; translated from the coding sequence ATGTGCAGCTTTCCTTGCTATCCCTGCGCCGCCCTGTGCCCCTGTGGTGGAAGTGGACCAAGTGGATTCTATGATCCATGCTTTGGAGCTTACAACGGTCCCTTTAACTCCTGGTGTGGAGTAAGTGGTCCCGGCTACTGGGGAGGTCGTTGCTGCTAA
- the LOC26514824 gene encoding uncharacterized protein LOC26514824, whose translation MAFNKIDGVTNISKNINNWRNVVVFVCQKSRNAHSVPQKVVEEGGVVSDVAKNIPKSSSFSKHSPVSLYFETAVKPSHDRTIELKKAAAQLSRSNDTLRAHYLNNRNALKLVKDAQESQPQKSSKLTDLLAQNVSVAETIQQAPTKHSQSEDMNSNSYVDFKPQNQHKVYWQTRFPKKVQNSKSEKKMRPECPKRPVDDDHIPTIPSPQPERRQSKNIRVAESMKNLHMGEDGQQYHKKSNLYSGSYKSESFISTSNPWKIGSVSIPRLNV comes from the exons atggctttcaataaaattgatggtgttacaaatatttcgaaaaatataaataactgGCGCAATg TCGTTGTGTTCGTTTGTCAGAAATCTCGAAATGCCCATAGCGTGCCGCAGAAAGTAGTTGAAGAAGGTGGTGTTGTAAGCGATGTCGCGAAAAATATCCCGAAGTCTTCGTCATTTTCAAAGCACTCGCCGGTTAGCTTGTATTTCGAGACGGCTGTTAAGCCGTCTCATGACAGGACTATCGAACTGAAGAAAGCTGCCGCCCAGCTAAGTCGCAGCAATGACACCCTCAGAGCCCACTACCTAAATAACCGAAATGCCTTGAAGTTGGTAAAGGATGCACAGGAATCGCAGCCCCAGAAAAGTTCAAAGCTCACCGATCTTCTGGCGCAGAACGTCTCCGTCGCGGAGACAATTCAGCAGGCACCAACCAAACACAGCCAAAGTGAAGATATGAATTCCAACAGCTATGTAGATTTCAAGCCGCAAAATCAGCATAAGGTGTATTGGCAAACCAGATTTCCCAAAAAGGTCCAGAACTCGAAGTCTGAGAAGAAGATGCGACCGGAGTGTCCAAAGAGGCCAGTGGATGATGATCATATTCCCACTATACCATCACCTCAACCTGAAAGACGGCAAAGCAAAAACATTAGAGTTGCCGAAAGCATGAAAAACTTGCATATGG GTGAAGACGGACAACAATACCATAAGAAGAGTAACTTGTATTCAGGAAGTTATAAATCAGAGAGTTTCATCAGTACGAGTAATCCATGGAAAATTG GTTCAGTGTCCATACCCCGTTTAAATGTTTAG
- the LOC26514086 gene encoding uncharacterized protein LOC26514086, producing MKFEILIILIVIIVVSSSTSLGTYLRTPRAPQPQQRICGGNFTAIGSKCYYIEKDNAQEWLSAIYQCSRMGGHLASIESVQELDAISKELKSNSEYFVEKTYIPGRHGLGENRQIEPGLQKNITGTWNYSYECTVINSSGRTGTAMGYLNRLFVCEKNEEPTQEQKQNIIKYYKKIGEKYYYIENSDPAQWNIAFHVCKDWGGHLATPRNELELINLSKILEPGIQYLIDLNDYLEEGQFMSVTTGLKNNYVSWAAGEPNMEFGVGNVVIEKTELGTYMRHVPHQYPYSYICEASI from the exons atgaaatttgaaattttaataattctaATCGTAATTATTGTTGTGTCATCGTCAACATCCTTGGGGACTTACCTAAGAACACCACGTGCG CCCCAGCCACAGCAACGCATATGTGGAGGAAATTTTACAGCAATTGGCTCCAAGTGCTACTATATTGAAAAGGATAATGCCCAAGAGTGGCTTAGTGCTATATACCAATGCAGCCGAATGGGCGGCCACCTAGCAAGCATTGAAAGTGTACAGGAGCTCGATGCCATCAGCAAAGAGCTAAAGTCCAACTCGGAATACTTTGTTGAGAAAACATATATACCGGGGCGTCATGGTTTAGGGGAAAATCGTCAAATAGAGCCAggtttacaaaaaaatattaccgGCACCTGGAACTATTCCTATGAATGCACTGTCATCAACTCTTCTGGTCGAACCGGCACTGCAATGGGTTATTTAAATAGGTTATTTGTTTGTGAGAAGAACGAGGAACCAACCcaggagcagaagcagaatataataaaatattataaaaaaattggcGAAAAATACTATTACATTGAGAACTCAGACCCGGCACAATGGAATATCGCCTTCCATGTATGCAAAGATTGGGGTGGCCATTTGGCTACTCCGAGAAACGAACTGGAATTGATCAACCTTTCAAAAATTCTAGAGCCCGGCATACAATATTTGATCGACCTTAATGATTATCTAGAGGAAGGTCAATTTATGTCCGTAACTACgggcttaaaaaataattacgtTTCCTGGGCAGCTGGCGAACCAAATATGGAATTTGGAGTGGGAAATGTTGTCATTGAAAAAACTGAATTGGGTACTTATATGCGACATGTTCCCCACCAATACCCATATTCTTATATTTGTGAAGCATCCATTTAG
- the LOC6497251 gene encoding intraflagellar transport protein 88 homolog, translating to MTTNEQQTPEQTRSETDAVPPPPPTAAGRPRPPTSQLFSRGNLISSRTGGDKTALARPSTAVRAVGYAANNSGSAGQRFDQFFLEKAKQQTLSSANAAVDAAKEVNPQIKYKNLEAKIVKLLESSIVLSWQSSATRSSVEVSPDSKSSLTEALNKAKEAFSLDRTLHRFRDQQGENVYHNFDLTYAVFFNLAEQYERNDLHIEALNTYSIMTKNKMFPQVNQLKINMGNIYYKMGIYQKAVKMYRMALDSVPKTLSQLRLKITENIGVLFVRMGSYSDAASSFEFIMSERGDIKSGIHLVLCYYALGDVEKIKTAFRSLCDVQAGETETDLDSESQILKLQQQAGNAAGVQDLQKSLDREDNGGADVAVIDAEGGGTYEKVQETVKTSAKEKQRYVLQAIKTDELALYTKNRRNAEKRSITMIVDLISPIIEENYNDGYNWCIEIIKTSNLAWLANELELNKALVYLRQNDVTQAIETLQMYDRKSEGSMTASALTNLSFIYISLGNLEMATHCLNQLQEIGALETSPMALINASIVDLKKQNLSSARDRLERALELQPTNFEANYNLGLVALAQQDFELAEERFELLKAQLMVPHSVQHSHVFYQLAKLQERRLGVGFKASASPGAALQAYLQVLGISAADIDSRLFEKVGSLYEQIQDHQEANQYYNEAYRINMSDISIASSIGSYYIKLQATEKALYYYERAVLADPNDPNLMLRIASCFRNSYLPPKQYLGMFQKIYARFPENLTCVRALMQVTKSLGLTDLHERYANDYARLHKQQQERQNEQRYQQQRLSSATSSSSRMRVRPSNEERFQENSDLSKSMTYTQSPATYSVQQFDPLGPPAERPRTGMYRGQKSRDDSDDDAEMNAESLLPI from the exons ATGACCACAAATGAGCAGCAAACACCGGAGCAAACTAGAAGCGAAACAGATGCAGTTCCTCCACCGCCACCCACAGCGGCCGGCAGACCCCGACCTCCAACATCACAGCTTTTTTCG cgAGGAAATCTAATCAGTAGTCGGACTGGAGGTGACAAAACTGCCTTGGCCCGGCCTTCGACAGCGGTGAGAGCCGTGGGCTATGCGGCCAATAACAGTGGCTCTGCTGGCCAAAGATTCGACCAATTTTTCCTCGAAAAGGCCAAACAACAAACCCTTTCGTCGGCCAACGCAGCTGTAGATGCAGCCAAGGAAGTCAA TCCTCAAATCAAATACAAGAATCTGGAAGCCAAGATTGTAAAGCTTCTAGAATCCTCAATTGTGTTATCCTGGCAAAGTTCTGCCACTCGATCAAGTGTTGAGGTTAGTCCTGATTCGAAGTCCTCACTGACAGAGGCTTTAAACAAAGCCAAGGAAGCGTTCTCCTTGGATCGAACATTGCACCGATTTCGGGATCAACAAGGAGAAAATGTTTACCACAACTTTGATTTAACTTATGCG GTATTTTTCAATCTGGCCGAGCAATATGAACGAAACGACCTGCACATCGAGGCCCTCAACACCTACAGCATTAtgaccaaaaacaaaatgtttcCGCAGGTCAACCAGCTGAAGATCAACATGGGAAACATTTACTACAAGATGGGGATCTACCAAAAGGCAGTCAAGATGTATCGCATGGCCCTTGACTCGGTCCCGAAGACATTGAGTCAATTGCGCTTGAAGATCACCGAAAATATCGGAGTACTGTTCGTCCGCATGGGCTCCTATTCGGATGCCGCCTCCAGCTTTGAGTTCATCATGTCGGAGCGGGGTGACATCAAGAGTGGCATCCATCTGGTGCTCTGCTACTACGCCCTGGGAGATGTGGAGAAGATCAAGACGGCCTTTCGCAGCCTGTGCGATGTCCAGGCCGGGGAAACGGAGACCGATCTGGACAGTGAAAGTCAAATCCTGAAACTTCAACAGCAGGCTGGAAATGCGGCAGGGGTTCAGGATCTGCAAAAGTCCTTGGATCGGGAGGATAATGGTGGCGCTGATGTGGCAGTTATCGATGCCGAGGGTGGGGGCACCTACGAGAAGGTCCAGGAGACCGTCAAGACCTCAGCCAAGGAGAAACAGCGGTATGTGCTCCAAGCTATCAAGACGGACGAACTGGCCTTGTACACCAAAAATAGAAGGAATGCGGAGAAAAGATCCATTACAATGATTGTTGATTTGATTTCGCCGATAATCGAGGAGAACTATAATGATG GCTACAATTGGTGCATTGAGATCATCAAGACCTCAAATCTGGCCTGGTTGGCCAACGAACTGGAGCTCAACAAGGCCCTGGTCTATTTGCGCCAAAACGATGTGACCCAGGCCATCGAAACCCTGCAGATGTACGACCGCAAAAGCGAAGGATCTATGACAGCCAGTGCCCTGACCAATCTTAGTTTCATCTACATAAGT TTGGGCAACCTGGAGATGGCCACTCACTGCCTCAACCAGCTGCAGGAGATTGGAGCCCTGGAGACTAGTCCAATGGCACTGATCAATGCCAGCATTGTGGATTTGAAGAAACAGAACCTCAGCTCTGCCCGAGATCGATTGGAGCGGGCTTTGGAGCTCCAGCCGACCAACTTTGAGGCCAACTACAATCTAGGGTTGGTGGCTTTGGCCCAGCAGGACTTTGAGCTGGCCGAGGAGCGATTTGAGCTGCTGAAGGCTCAGTTGATGGTGCCACATTCCGTGCAACATAGCCATGTCTTTTATCAGTTGGCCAAGTTACAAGAACGTCGCCTAGGAGTTGGATTTAAG GCAAGTGCCTCTCCAGGAGCAGCCTTACAAGCGTACCTCCAGGTTCTGGGCATATCCGCTGCGGATATCGATTCCCGGCTTTTCGAAAAGGTAGGATCTCTTTACGAACAAATCCAGGATCACCAGGAGGCGAATCAATACTACAATGAGGCTTATCGCATCAACATGAGCGACATTAGCATTGCCAGCTCCATCGGCTCCTACTACATAAAGCTCCAGGCCACGGAGAAGGCGCTCTACTACTACGAACGAGCTGTGCTGGCCGATCCCAATGACCCGAACCTGATGTTACGCATCGCCAGTTGTTTCCGTAACTCGTATTTGCCACCCAAGCAGTATCTGGGAATgttccaaaaaatatatgcCCGCTTCCCGGAGAACCTAACTTGTGTGCGGGCCCTGATGCAGGTGACCAAGTCCCTGGGCCTGACCGATCTCCACGAGCGGTATGCCAATGACTATGCCCGTCTCcacaagcagcagcaggaacGTCAGAACGAACAGCGTTATCAGCAGCAGCGTCTCTCCTCAGCCACATCCTCCAGTAGCCGGATGAGGG tTCGTCCATCGAATGAGGAACGGTTCCAGGAGAACAGCGACTTGTCCAAGAGCATGACATATACGCAAAGTCCTGCAACGTATTCCG TTCAACAGTTTGATCCTTTGGGACCTCCGGCGGAACGTCCTCGAACAGGCATGTACCGAGGTCAAAAGAGCAGAGACGACTCCGACGATGATGCAGAAATGAACGCCGAGAGCCTGTTGCCCATCTAG
- the LOC6498291 gene encoding lysosome-associated membrane glycoprotein 1 yields the protein MFASKLVICTALLMLSGSVLSQTLLSLKDAKIGEEHPPPETTTTFTTTTTKQTTTTTTTTSKPPTPDTTTTTTTPKTTSTPAPTTSTTPAPVPTTTHAPQPYPEPSVGTWNATCILLKMAAQFNFTYETKDGNYSHGLLNVPSNATIGDHVCDTKTIQSIELIWGSNTSVESITLQFTKKNDTVVMSQILIHFTVPVDDYPDAKEGQTIQMLHNSTGDFKTPEKMSYHCTRAQKLNMTETVDSKKEIGWISVSQVQVEAFLSKQANGFSTVHDCDSSETSDVVPIAVGIALAGLILVVLISYLCARRRSNASGYMSF from the exons ATGTTTGCCAGCAAGTTGGTGATATGCacggcacttttaatgctgagtGGATCAG TCCTCTCTCAGACTTTATTATCGTTGAAGGATGCTAAGATCGGGGAAGAACACCCACCACCAGAGACTACCACAACGTTTACTACCACAACCACAAAGCAAACGACGACGACCACCACAACTACCAGCAAGCCGCCAACTCcggacaccaccaccaccacaaccactCCAAAGACGACATCCACACCAGCACCAACAACGAGCACCACACCCGCTCCGGTACCAACCACGACCCATGCCCCCCAACCATACCCAGAGCCATCCGTGGGCACATGGAATGCCACGTGCATTCTCCTCAAGATGGCTGCTCAGTTCAACTTTACTTATGAGACCAAAG aTGGAAATTATTCCCATGGACTTCTCAATGTTCCAAGCAACGCCACGATCGGAGACCATGTGTGCGATACCAAGACTATTCAGTCCATCGAACTGATCTGGGGCTCCAACACTTCGGTGGAATCGATCACCCTTCAGTTCACCAAGAAAAATGATACCGTTGTGATGTCCCAGATCCTGATTCATTTCACTGTGCCCGTCGATGACTATCCCGATGCCAAGG AGGGCCAAACTATTCAGATGTTACATAACAGCACTGGCGATTTCAAGACGCCCGAAAAGATGTCCTACCATTGCACTCGGGCCCAAAAGTTGAACATGACCGAGACTGTGGACTCGAAGAAGGAGATTGGTTGGATCAGCGTTAGCCAGGTCCAGGTGGAGGCTTTCCTTTCGAAGCAGGCCAACGGATTCTCAACGGTGCACGATTGTGACAGCTCCGAGACATCGGACGTTGTGCCCATTGCTGTCGGTATCGCTCTGGCCGGCCTAATTCTGGTTGTTCTCATCTCGTATCTGTGTGCCAGACGCCGTTCTAACGCGAGCGGCTACATGAGCTTCTAA